A region from the Francisella orientalis FNO12 genome encodes:
- the argF gene encoding ornithine carbamoyltransferase, translating into MKNLSFNHLLSGSEITTNDFENIMQIAQDMKTNPQKYNHALKDKIIALIFDKPSLRTRFSFSAAIIEMGGNLIESVSTSRKNEQPKDFIRVIQNYCSAVVIRTFADSDVEEMVFYSKVPIINALTDLYHPCQTLADLLTLKEVLGGLDSLKIAYIGDSNNILYSLLLLANTIGLEVHYACPEGHKPDKKILDQLHDLSIVKGFHDPKEAVKGCDAVYTDVWCSMGFEPTAEDAFVGFQVNKGLMSYANNNAIFMHCMPMERGKEVSEDLPDDKCSVIFQQSLNRKFVQKALLYMLLGKHVAE; encoded by the coding sequence ATGAAAAACTTATCTTTTAATCATCTACTTTCTGGATCAGAAATAACAACTAATGATTTTGAAAATATCATGCAAATAGCCCAAGATATGAAAACTAATCCTCAAAAATATAACCATGCCTTAAAAGATAAGATAATTGCTCTGATTTTTGACAAGCCATCTCTTAGAACTCGTTTTAGTTTCTCTGCTGCTATTATCGAAATGGGTGGTAATCTAATTGAGAGTGTCTCAACTTCGAGAAAGAATGAACAGCCCAAAGATTTTATTAGAGTGATACAAAACTATTGCTCTGCTGTTGTGATTAGAACATTTGCTGATAGCGATGTTGAGGAAATGGTTTTTTACTCTAAAGTTCCTATTATAAATGCTCTAACAGACTTATATCATCCTTGCCAAACATTAGCAGACTTACTAACTTTAAAAGAAGTTCTTGGTGGTTTAGATTCTCTAAAAATAGCTTATATAGGTGATTCTAATAATATCTTATACAGTTTGTTATTATTAGCTAATACTATCGGCTTAGAGGTACATTATGCATGTCCTGAAGGTCATAAACCAGACAAAAAGATTTTAGATCAACTTCATGATCTAAGTATAGTTAAAGGTTTTCATGATCCTAAAGAAGCTGTCAAAGGATGTGATGCTGTATATACTGATGTTTGGTGTAGCATGGGCTTTGAACCAACAGCAGAAGATGCTTTTGTAGGATTTCAGGTAAATAAAGGGCTAATGTCATACGCAAATAATAATGCTATCTTTATGCATTGTATGCCGATGGAAAGAGGTAAAGAAGTTAGCGAAGATCTCCCTGATGATAAATGTTCTGTTATTTTCCAACAAAGCCTAAATAGAAAATTTGTCCAAAAAGCACTTTTGTATATGCTTCTAGGAAAACATGTAGCAGAGTGA